From Cellulomonas oligotrophica, a single genomic window includes:
- a CDS encoding A/G-specific adenine glycosylase, with the protein MLLPDAPPAPHDLRAPVLAWFSEHARDLPWRAADRTPWGVLVSEVMLQQTPVVRVEPAWRAWMQRWPGPAELAEASTADVLRAWDRLGYPRRALRLQECARTVVERHGGVLPSTEAELLALPGVGAYTAAAVLAFAYGRRSVVLDTNVRRVLARTVAGEALPAPTQTAAETRLAAGYVPDDDATAARWAAASMELGALVCTARAPRCDACPVRDRCRWLAAGRPGDVHAHRRRTQAWAGTDRQVRGRVMALLREALGPVPAAAVDAVWQDAGQLARCVDGLVADGLVERVPAASVDDPPTYRLPG; encoded by the coding sequence GTGCTCCTCCCCGACGCCCCGCCCGCGCCCCACGACCTGCGCGCACCCGTGCTGGCCTGGTTCTCCGAGCACGCGCGGGACCTGCCGTGGCGTGCCGCCGACCGCACGCCGTGGGGGGTGCTCGTCAGCGAGGTGATGCTCCAGCAGACCCCGGTCGTGCGGGTCGAGCCGGCGTGGCGGGCGTGGATGCAGCGCTGGCCGGGCCCGGCCGAGCTCGCGGAGGCGTCGACCGCGGACGTGCTGCGCGCCTGGGACCGGCTGGGCTACCCGCGGCGGGCGCTGCGCCTGCAGGAGTGCGCGCGCACGGTGGTGGAGCGGCACGGCGGCGTGCTGCCGTCGACGGAGGCGGAGCTGCTGGCGCTGCCCGGGGTCGGGGCGTACACGGCGGCGGCGGTCCTCGCGTTCGCGTACGGGCGGCGGTCGGTGGTGCTCGACACCAACGTGCGGCGCGTGCTGGCGCGCACGGTCGCGGGCGAGGCCCTGCCCGCGCCGACGCAGACGGCCGCGGAGACGCGGCTGGCGGCGGGGTACGTGCCGGACGACGACGCCACGGCGGCCCGGTGGGCGGCGGCGTCGATGGAGCTGGGGGCGCTGGTGTGCACGGCGCGCGCCCCGCGGTGCGACGCCTGCCCGGTGCGGGACCGGTGCCGGTGGCTGGCGGCGGGCCGCCCGGGCGACGTGCACGCGCACCGGCGGCGCACCCAGGCGTGGGCGGGCACGGACCGGCAGGTGCGGGGTCGGGTGATGGCGCTGCTGCGCGAGGCCCTCGGCCCGGTGCCGGCCGCGGCCGTGGATGCGGTCTGGCAGGACGCCGGGCAGCTCGCGCGGTGCGTGGACGGGCTGGTCGCTGACGGGCTGGTCGAGCGTGTGCCCGCGGCGTCGGTCGACGACCCGCCGACGTACCGCCTGCCGGGCTGA
- the disA gene encoding DNA integrity scanning diadenylate cyclase DisA, producing the protein MPHAAQEDLLRSTLAAVAPGSELRDGLERILRGRTGALIVLGMDPTVEQLCSGGFVLDVEFSATRLRELAKMDGAVVLDPVRGRIVRAAVQLLPDPSIETSESGTRHRTAERVAKQTGLPVISVSASMRIIAIWVGHLRHQLEDSTTILSRANQALATLERYKARLDEVSGTLSALEIEDLVTVRDVSAVVQRLEMVRRISDEIAGYVVELGTDGRLLTLQLDELVGGVGIERELVIRDYVDTGRRPVEAVLDALAELDSTQLLDIAHIGRVLGLPGAGEALDAAVGPRGYRLLSKVPRLPVGVVDRLVGHFGGLQKLLAATIEDLMAVDGVGEQRARSIREGLSRLAESSILERYV; encoded by the coding sequence GTGCCACACGCCGCTCAGGAGGACCTGCTGAGGTCCACGCTCGCCGCCGTCGCGCCCGGGAGCGAGCTCCGCGACGGCCTCGAGCGCATCCTGCGCGGCCGTACGGGCGCCCTGATCGTGCTGGGGATGGACCCGACCGTCGAGCAGCTCTGCTCCGGCGGGTTCGTGCTCGACGTGGAGTTCTCCGCGACGCGGCTGCGCGAGCTGGCGAAGATGGACGGCGCGGTCGTCCTCGACCCCGTGCGCGGCCGGATCGTGCGGGCGGCCGTGCAGCTGCTGCCCGACCCGTCCATCGAGACCAGCGAGTCGGGCACCCGTCACCGCACGGCCGAGCGGGTCGCCAAGCAGACGGGCCTGCCGGTGATCTCGGTGTCCGCGTCGATGCGGATCATCGCGATCTGGGTGGGCCACCTGCGCCACCAGCTCGAGGACTCCACGACGATCCTGTCGCGCGCGAACCAGGCGCTCGCCACCCTGGAGCGCTACAAGGCGCGCCTCGACGAGGTCAGCGGCACGCTCTCCGCGCTGGAGATCGAGGACCTCGTCACGGTCCGCGACGTGTCCGCGGTGGTCCAGCGGCTGGAGATGGTGCGCCGCATCTCCGACGAGATCGCGGGCTACGTGGTCGAGCTCGGCACGGACGGGCGCCTGCTGACCCTGCAGCTCGACGAGCTCGTGGGCGGCGTCGGGATCGAGCGCGAGCTCGTCATCCGCGACTACGTCGACACGGGCCGCCGCCCCGTCGAGGCGGTGCTGGACGCGCTCGCCGAGCTCGACTCGACGCAGCTCCTCGACATCGCGCACATCGGACGGGTGCTCGGGCTGCCGGGGGCCGGCGAGGCCCTCGACGCGGCGGTCGGCCCGCGCGGCTACCGCCTGCTGTCGAAGGTCCCGCGCCTGCCCGTGGGCGTGGTGGACCGCCTCGTCGGCCACTTCGGCGGCCTGCAGAAGCTCCTCGCCGCGACGATCGAGGACCTCATGGCCGTCGACGGCGTGGGCGAGCAGCGGGCGCGGTCGATCCGCGAGGGTCTGTCGCGGCTCGCCGAGTCGTCCATCCTCGAGCGCTACGTCTGA
- the radA gene encoding DNA repair protein RadA, producing the protein MSQTTARRADARRTPEARTTFRCAECGWSAPKWVGRCGECQAWGTVAEDAGPGAGAPRTPAVAPTRAPARPIHEIDVEAAAARPTGVDELDRVLGGGLVPGAVVLMAGEPGVGKSTLLLDVAARAARGGRRVLYVTGEESAAQVRLRAGRIHALDPQLLLADENDLGTVLGHVEAVDPQLLVLDSVQTVASAQVDGTAGGVAQVREVAASLIAVAKSRGMPVVLVGHVTKDGSVAGPRTLEHLVDVVCQFEGERHSRLRLLRATKNRYGPTDEVGCFDLSERGIVGLADPSGLFTSRLTADVPGTCLTVTLEGRRPLAAEVQALVAPSVVPNPRRTTSGVDSSRLAMVLAVLQRRLGARLADQDVYVSTVGGARVVEPAADLALALAAVGGRENQPVHTGLVAVGEVGLAGEIRPVPGVGRRLAEAARLGCTRAVVPAGALDDVSVPDGLHAIEVGDLAAAVRAGLADPV; encoded by the coding sequence GTGAGCCAGACGACCGCACGCCGCGCCGACGCACGCCGCACGCCCGAGGCGCGCACCACGTTCCGGTGCGCGGAGTGCGGCTGGTCCGCGCCCAAGTGGGTGGGCCGCTGCGGCGAGTGCCAGGCGTGGGGCACGGTCGCGGAGGACGCCGGCCCGGGTGCCGGCGCTCCCCGCACGCCGGCGGTCGCCCCGACGCGCGCACCGGCCCGGCCCATCCACGAGATCGACGTCGAGGCCGCCGCGGCGCGCCCCACGGGCGTCGACGAGCTCGACCGGGTGCTCGGCGGCGGGCTCGTGCCGGGGGCCGTGGTGCTGATGGCGGGCGAGCCGGGCGTCGGCAAGTCGACGCTGCTGCTGGACGTCGCGGCACGTGCGGCCCGGGGCGGGCGGCGCGTGCTCTACGTGACGGGCGAGGAGTCGGCGGCGCAGGTGCGCCTGCGGGCCGGGCGGATCCACGCGCTCGACCCGCAGCTGCTCCTCGCGGACGAGAACGACCTGGGCACGGTGCTGGGGCACGTCGAGGCCGTCGACCCCCAGCTGCTCGTGCTCGACTCGGTGCAGACGGTGGCCTCCGCGCAGGTCGACGGCACCGCCGGCGGGGTCGCCCAGGTGCGCGAGGTCGCGGCGTCCCTCATCGCCGTCGCCAAGTCCCGGGGCATGCCGGTGGTGCTGGTCGGGCACGTGACCAAGGACGGCTCGGTCGCGGGCCCGCGCACGCTCGAGCACCTCGTGGACGTGGTGTGCCAGTTCGAGGGCGAGCGGCACTCGCGCCTGCGGCTGCTGCGGGCGACGAAGAACCGGTACGGGCCCACCGACGAGGTGGGCTGCTTCGACCTGTCCGAGCGCGGCATCGTGGGGCTGGCGGACCCGTCGGGCCTGTTCACGTCGCGCCTCACCGCCGACGTGCCGGGCACGTGCCTGACCGTGACGCTCGAGGGGCGGCGGCCGCTGGCGGCCGAGGTGCAGGCGCTCGTCGCGCCCAGCGTCGTGCCGAACCCCCGCCGCACGACCAGCGGCGTCGACTCCAGCCGCCTGGCGATGGTGCTGGCGGTGCTGCAGCGCCGCCTGGGCGCGCGCCTGGCCGACCAGGACGTGTACGTCTCGACGGTCGGCGGCGCGCGGGTCGTGGAGCCGGCCGCGGACCTGGCGCTCGCGCTCGCCGCGGTGGGCGGCCGGGAGAACCAGCCGGTGCACACCGGGCTCGTCGCGGTCGGCGAGGTGGGTCTCGCGGGCGAGATCCGCCCGGTGCCGGGCGTGGGCCGGCGCCTCGCCGAGGCGGCCCGGCTGGGCTGCACGCGCGCGGTGGTGCCGGCGGGCGCCCTCGACGACGTGAGCGTCCCCGACGGCCTGCACGCCATCGAGGTGGGCGACCTCGCGGCCGCGGTGCGCGCCGGCCTCGCGGACCCCGTGTGA
- a CDS encoding VOC family protein, with protein sequence MLGSVPAFSSFSVDDLDAAQAFYADVLGVVVERTPMGLWLRPAGGAAVFVYPKGPEHAPASFTVLSFSVPDVTRAAAALVERGVELARYPGAAHDEDGVVRDPRGPHIAWFTDPAGNVLAVLEERTAPA encoded by the coding sequence GTGCTCGGCAGCGTCCCCGCGTTCAGCAGCTTCTCCGTCGACGACCTCGACGCCGCGCAGGCGTTCTACGCCGACGTCCTCGGGGTCGTCGTCGAGCGCACCCCGATGGGCCTGTGGCTGCGCCCCGCGGGCGGCGCCGCGGTGTTCGTGTACCCGAAGGGGCCGGAGCACGCGCCCGCGAGCTTCACCGTGCTCAGCTTCAGCGTCCCGGACGTGACGCGGGCCGCCGCGGCGCTCGTGGAGCGGGGGGTGGAGCTCGCCCGCTACCCCGGCGCGGCCCACGACGAGGACGGCGTGGTGCGGGACCCCCGCGGTCCGCACATCGCCTGGTTCACGGACCCCGCCGGGAACGTCCTCGCGGTCCTCGAGGAGCGCACCGCGCCGGCCTGA
- a CDS encoding sensor histidine kinase: protein MSVPRRRARWTLRRRLVVVVLGLVLVVGAAMGAVSTLALRDSLVQQVDERALEAAQRAVRVTEGVPRDEDGTVPDPGVAPGGRPEPLGVPGQDVGTISVVVSDDGVRAGFYEFVDGDPVFTALTDAQLATLTAVPTDGVAHSVSLDGLGTYRAVAMTSSTGDVVVNALPTADATATVERYVVVEVLVAAGALLLAGVGGSLLLRRELEPLTRVAATATRVAEQPLSRGEVEIVARVDPRDTDPSTEVGQVGAALDRMLGHIESSFAARHESEQQVRQFVADASHELRTPLASIRGYTELVRRSPDDLPPATLAALARVEAESVRMTALVDDLLLLARLDAGRPLDREPVDLTALAVDAVTDAHAAGPDHVWRIDLPGGTGDDDATDEGDGPDDEDLQVVGDDHRLRQVLANLTSNARRHTPPGTHVTVGLRRDGDAVLLTVADDGPGVPPELRDRLFQRFTRGDASRNRAAGSTGLGLAIAHAVVTAHGGTLTCTSAPGRTTFAVRLPAAGSPGA from the coding sequence GTGAGCGTGCCTCGACGCCGCGCGCGCTGGACGCTGCGCCGCCGGCTGGTCGTCGTCGTCCTCGGTCTGGTGCTGGTCGTCGGCGCCGCCATGGGCGCCGTGTCGACGCTCGCGCTGCGCGACTCGCTCGTCCAGCAGGTCGACGAGCGGGCGCTGGAGGCCGCGCAGCGTGCGGTCCGCGTGACGGAGGGCGTCCCGCGCGACGAGGACGGCACGGTCCCCGACCCGGGCGTGGCGCCGGGCGGCCGGCCGGAGCCGCTGGGCGTGCCGGGGCAGGACGTCGGCACGATCAGCGTCGTCGTGTCCGACGACGGCGTGCGCGCGGGCTTCTACGAGTTCGTGGACGGCGACCCCGTCTTCACCGCACTGACCGACGCCCAGCTCGCGACGCTGACCGCGGTGCCCACCGACGGGGTGGCGCACTCCGTGAGCCTGGACGGCCTCGGCACGTACCGCGCGGTCGCGATGACCTCGTCGACGGGCGACGTCGTCGTCAACGCCCTGCCGACGGCCGACGCCACCGCGACAGTCGAGCGCTACGTCGTCGTCGAGGTGCTGGTCGCGGCGGGCGCGCTGCTCCTCGCGGGCGTCGGCGGGTCGCTGCTGCTGCGCCGCGAGCTGGAGCCGCTCACCCGGGTGGCGGCCACCGCGACGCGGGTCGCCGAGCAGCCGCTCTCGCGCGGCGAGGTCGAGATCGTCGCCCGCGTCGACCCGCGCGACACCGACCCGTCGACCGAGGTCGGGCAGGTGGGTGCCGCGCTGGACCGCATGCTCGGGCACATCGAGTCCTCGTTCGCGGCCCGTCACGAGTCGGAGCAGCAGGTGCGCCAGTTCGTGGCGGACGCGAGCCACGAGCTGCGCACGCCCCTGGCGTCGATCCGCGGGTACACCGAGCTGGTGCGCCGCTCCCCCGACGACCTGCCGCCCGCCACCCTGGCGGCGCTGGCACGCGTGGAGGCGGAGTCGGTGCGCATGACGGCGCTCGTCGACGACCTGCTGCTGCTGGCGCGTCTCGACGCGGGCCGCCCCCTGGACCGCGAGCCGGTGGACCTCACCGCGCTGGCGGTCGACGCCGTGACCGACGCGCACGCGGCCGGCCCGGACCACGTGTGGCGCATCGACCTGCCGGGCGGCACGGGCGACGACGACGCGACCGACGAGGGCGACGGGCCGGACGACGAGGACCTCCAGGTCGTCGGCGACGACCACCGCCTGCGCCAGGTGCTCGCGAACCTCACGTCGAACGCGCGGCGGCACACCCCGCCGGGCACGCACGTCACGGTGGGGCTGCGGCGCGACGGTGACGCCGTGCTGCTGACGGTCGCCGACGACGGCCCGGGGGTGCCGCCCGAGCTGCGGGACCGGCTGTTCCAGCGGTTCACGCGCGGCGACGCGTCGCGCAACCGGGCGGCGGGCTCGACGGGCCTGGGTCTGGCGATCGCCCACGCGGTCGTCACGGCGCACGGCGGCACCCTGACCTGCACGAGCGCACCGGGTCGCACGACGTTCGCGGTCCGCCTCCCGGCGGCGGGCTCACCCGGCGCCTGA
- a CDS encoding response regulator transcription factor, which translates to MTTTAPAPRTASRPDVLSRADGSPIRALVVDDEATLAELLSTALRYEGWNVEHALTGHAAVKQAKSLDPDVILLDVMLPDMSGLDVLRRIRATHPHVPVLFLTARDAVEDRVAGLTAGGDDYVTKPFSLEEVVARLRALLRRAGAVSAREDSVLVVGDLRMDEDSHEVWRGDDEVRLTATEFELLRYFMRNPRRVLSKAQILDRVWQYDFGGQANIVELYVSYLRRKIDKGREPMLHTLRGVGYVLRPAS; encoded by the coding sequence ATGACGACGACCGCACCCGCCCCCCGCACCGCGTCCCGCCCCGACGTGCTCTCGCGCGCCGACGGCTCGCCCATCCGCGCCCTCGTGGTCGACGACGAGGCCACGCTGGCCGAGCTGCTGTCGACCGCGCTGCGGTACGAGGGGTGGAACGTCGAGCACGCGCTCACCGGCCACGCGGCCGTCAAGCAGGCCAAGAGCCTCGACCCCGACGTCATCCTGCTCGACGTGATGCTGCCGGACATGTCGGGCCTGGACGTGCTGCGGCGCATCCGCGCGACGCACCCGCACGTGCCCGTGCTGTTCCTCACGGCGCGCGACGCCGTCGAGGACCGGGTCGCGGGCCTGACCGCGGGCGGCGACGACTACGTGACGAAGCCGTTCAGCCTCGAGGAGGTCGTGGCGCGCCTGCGGGCCCTGCTGCGCCGGGCCGGCGCCGTGTCCGCCCGCGAGGACTCCGTGCTCGTGGTGGGCGACCTGCGGATGGACGAGGACTCGCACGAGGTGTGGCGCGGCGACGACGAGGTCCGGCTGACCGCGACGGAGTTCGAGCTCCTGCGGTACTTCATGCGCAACCCGCGCCGGGTGCTGAGCAAGGCCCAGATCCTCGACCGCGTGTGGCAGTACGACTTCGGCGGGCAGGCGAACATCGTCGAGCTGTACGTGTCGTACCTGCGCCGCAAGATCGACAAGGGGCGCGAGCCGATGCTGCACACGCTGCGCGGTGTCGGGTACGTCCTGCGTCCCGCATCCTGA
- a CDS encoding TetR/AcrR family transcriptional regulator — MDERGRARRGSGAERREEVVRAAAAVFAERGYTNGSLAEVAERVGITRAGVLHHVGSKEQLLVEVLEHRDREALRDLEGGRLPSGVALFRYLMGTAEATAADPGLAQGYTVVMGEAVTAGHPAHAWAVERQRFWRAHVADAVQRLGEGVPRATAERAASAILGVMDGLQAQWLLDPGAVDLPEATRFGIEVILAGVVFESRREQVDAGDDAPAG; from the coding sequence ATGGACGAGCGGGGGCGCGCGCGCCGGGGGTCGGGCGCCGAACGGCGCGAGGAGGTCGTGCGTGCCGCCGCGGCGGTGTTCGCCGAGCGCGGCTACACCAACGGGTCCCTGGCGGAGGTCGCCGAGCGCGTGGGCATCACGCGGGCCGGCGTGCTGCACCACGTGGGCTCGAAGGAGCAGCTGCTGGTCGAGGTGCTGGAGCACCGTGACCGCGAGGCCCTGCGCGACCTCGAGGGCGGCCGCCTGCCCAGCGGGGTCGCGCTGTTCCGGTACCTCATGGGCACCGCCGAGGCGACCGCGGCCGACCCCGGGCTCGCGCAGGGGTACACGGTGGTCATGGGCGAGGCCGTCACCGCCGGGCACCCCGCGCACGCGTGGGCCGTGGAGCGGCAGCGGTTCTGGCGCGCGCACGTCGCGGACGCGGTGCAGCGCCTCGGCGAGGGCGTCCCGCGCGCGACGGCGGAGCGTGCCGCGAGCGCGATCCTCGGCGTCATGGACGGCCTGCAGGCGCAGTGGCTGCTGGACCCGGGCGCGGTGGACCTGCCCGAGGCGACCCGGTTCGGCATCGAGGTGATCCTCGCGGGCGTGGTGTTCGAGTCGCGGCGCGAGCAGGTCGACGCCGGGGACGACGCGCCGGCCGGGTGA
- a CDS encoding phosphatase PAP2 family protein, with protein MTSGDALPVPDGRTTPAGLVVARTPTHAPRQVPYRVRVPEAPTTPPPVRPAARVAVVLVSLAVAVASAVGVALLWRTFVVTWAGQRVEDRALDGAAYGQTQLWVVAERVLDVVSVGFIAGVLVSAVLIAVVRRRWSLAMHVALLVGGSNLTTQLVKAALDRPDLGVGADYGNTLPSGHTTAAASVSAALLLVVPPQARPAVAVVGATYTTATGVSTLVGQWHRPSDVVAAALVVLGWTAIVCAVMALQPAPAATTATAALRAVPGIDPWRRRTRGTTALLAVLGLGSGVVAALLLLQAWADRAQEASRADELAAYAGGAAGVVAAACLAFAAMLALRHAAGSRRETPPRPA; from the coding sequence GTGACCAGCGGGGACGCCCTGCCGGTGCCGGACGGCCGGACGACGCCCGCCGGGCTCGTCGTCGCGCGCACCCCGACCCACGCGCCCCGTCAGGTGCCCTACCGTGTGCGGGTGCCCGAGGCCCCGACCACCCCGCCACCCGTGCGCCCGGCCGCCCGCGTCGCCGTGGTGCTCGTCTCCCTCGCCGTCGCGGTCGCCAGCGCCGTCGGCGTGGCGCTGCTGTGGCGCACCTTCGTCGTCACGTGGGCCGGGCAGCGGGTCGAGGACCGTGCCCTCGACGGCGCCGCGTACGGGCAGACCCAGCTGTGGGTCGTGGCCGAGCGGGTCCTCGACGTGGTGTCGGTCGGCTTCATCGCCGGCGTCCTCGTCAGCGCCGTGCTGATCGCGGTGGTCCGGCGGCGCTGGTCGCTCGCCATGCACGTCGCCCTGCTGGTGGGCGGGTCGAACCTCACCACCCAGCTCGTCAAGGCCGCGCTCGACCGGCCCGACCTCGGTGTCGGTGCCGACTACGGCAACACGCTGCCCAGCGGGCACACCACCGCCGCGGCGTCGGTGTCCGCGGCCCTGCTGCTCGTCGTGCCGCCGCAGGCGCGGCCTGCGGTCGCCGTCGTCGGCGCCACGTACACCACCGCCACAGGGGTCTCCACGCTCGTCGGGCAGTGGCACCGGCCGTCGGACGTCGTGGCCGCGGCCCTCGTCGTGCTCGGCTGGACCGCGATCGTCTGCGCCGTGATGGCGCTGCAGCCGGCACCCGCCGCGACCACCGCCACCGCCGCGCTGCGCGCCGTGCCGGGCATCGACCCGTGGCGCCGCCGCACGCGCGGCACCACCGCGCTGCTCGCCGTCCTCGGCCTGGGGTCCGGCGTCGTGGCCGCGCTCCTGCTGCTGCAGGCGTGGGCCGACCGCGCGCAGGAGGCCTCGCGCGCCGACGAGCTCGCCGCGTACGCCGGCGGTGCGGCCGGTGTCGTCGCGGCCGCGTGCCTGGCCTTCGCCGCCATGCTCGCGCTGCGCCACGCCGCAGGGTCGAGGCGCGAGACGCCTCCCCGTCCGGCTTGA
- the topA gene encoding type I DNA topoisomerase, translated as MSAGRKLVIVESPAKARTIAGYLGDGYDVEASVGHIRDLPQPSELPADMKKGPFGKFAVDVENGFAPYYVVDADKKKKVAELKKLLKESDELFLATDEDREGEAIAWHLLAELKPKVPVKRMVFHEITREAITRALENTRELDQSLVDAQETRRILDRLYGYEVSPVLWRKVRQGLSAGRVQSVATRLVVERERERMAFVAADYWDVTGTFAVADADEPQFTARLTGVGGERVASGRDFDDRGQIKSRGVVPLDEARAQALVAGLDGAAFAVQSLETKPYTRRPAAPFTTSTLQQEASRKLRMSSRQAMRTAQGLYENGYITYMRTDSPVLSTQAVDAARRQAAELYGAEYVPDAPRVYTSKAKGAQEAHEAIRPAGDHFRTPAQVARELSGDQFKLYELIWKRTVASQMADARGQTASVRLAATARPAGAEPVETVFSASGTVITFRGFLAAYEEGRDVDRYDETSGQEKAAEKDARLPQMAQGDPLTGTDLSADGHRTSPPPRYTEASLVKALEERGIGRPSTYAATIGVIQDRGYVTGRGQALVPTWLAFAVTRLLEENFDRLVDYSFTAEMEEDLDAIAAGQKDRVAWLTEFYFGDRAASATGGLRGIVENLGEIDAREVNSIDIGDGITLRVGRYGPYIEAPGEGPDDDPRRASVPDDLAPDELTVAKAHELFETQPEGDKVLGTDPTTGTPIVARSGRYGPYVTEVLPEPELDPALSAAARKKALAALPKPRTGSLFKSMSLATVTLDDALRLLSLPRVVGVDPESGAEITAQNGRYGPYLKKGTDSRTLASEEQLFDITLEEALAIYAQPKRGRGQTATPPLRELGTDPTSGKPIVVKDGRFGAYVTDGETNRTLPRDVTPESITPEQAVELLAEKRAAGPAKKRTTARKPAAPRKKATTRS; from the coding sequence ATGTCCGCAGGTCGCAAGCTCGTCATCGTGGAGTCCCCCGCGAAGGCGCGCACCATCGCCGGCTACCTCGGCGACGGGTACGACGTGGAGGCCTCCGTCGGGCACATCCGCGACCTGCCGCAGCCGTCCGAGCTGCCCGCGGACATGAAGAAGGGGCCCTTCGGCAAGTTCGCCGTCGACGTCGAGAACGGCTTCGCGCCGTACTACGTCGTCGACGCGGACAAGAAGAAGAAGGTCGCCGAGCTCAAGAAGCTCCTCAAGGAGTCCGACGAGCTCTTCCTCGCCACCGACGAGGACCGCGAGGGCGAGGCCATCGCCTGGCACCTGCTCGCCGAGCTCAAGCCCAAGGTGCCGGTCAAGCGCATGGTGTTCCACGAGATCACCCGCGAGGCCATCACCCGCGCGCTGGAGAACACCCGCGAGCTCGACCAGAGCCTCGTCGACGCGCAGGAGACCCGCCGCATCCTCGACCGTCTGTACGGGTACGAGGTCAGCCCGGTGCTGTGGCGCAAGGTCCGCCAGGGCCTGTCGGCCGGGCGCGTGCAGTCCGTGGCGACCCGCCTCGTCGTCGAGCGCGAGCGCGAGCGCATGGCGTTCGTCGCCGCCGACTACTGGGACGTCACCGGGACCTTCGCGGTCGCCGACGCCGACGAGCCGCAGTTCACCGCCCGGCTCACGGGCGTGGGCGGCGAGCGCGTGGCCTCGGGCCGCGACTTCGACGACCGCGGGCAGATCAAGAGCCGCGGCGTCGTGCCGCTCGACGAGGCGCGCGCGCAGGCGCTCGTCGCGGGCCTCGACGGTGCCGCGTTCGCGGTGCAGTCGCTCGAGACCAAGCCGTACACGCGCCGCCCCGCCGCGCCGTTCACCACCTCGACGCTCCAGCAGGAGGCGTCGCGCAAGCTGCGGATGAGCTCGCGGCAGGCCATGCGCACCGCGCAGGGCCTGTACGAGAACGGCTACATCACCTACATGCGGACCGACTCGCCCGTGCTGAGCACGCAGGCGGTGGACGCCGCGCGCCGGCAGGCCGCCGAGCTCTACGGCGCCGAGTACGTGCCCGACGCCCCGCGCGTCTACACGTCCAAGGCGAAGGGCGCCCAGGAGGCGCACGAGGCGATCCGCCCCGCCGGTGACCACTTCCGCACCCCCGCCCAGGTGGCGCGCGAGCTGTCGGGCGACCAGTTCAAGCTGTACGAGCTGATCTGGAAGCGGACCGTCGCGTCGCAGATGGCCGACGCGCGCGGGCAGACCGCGTCCGTCCGCCTGGCCGCGACGGCCCGGCCGGCCGGCGCCGAGCCCGTCGAGACGGTCTTCTCCGCGTCCGGCACCGTCATCACCTTCCGCGGCTTCCTCGCCGCGTACGAGGAGGGGCGCGACGTCGACCGGTACGACGAGACGTCGGGCCAGGAGAAGGCGGCGGAGAAGGACGCGCGCCTGCCGCAGATGGCGCAAGGCGACCCCCTCACCGGCACGGACCTGTCCGCCGACGGGCACCGCACGTCCCCGCCGCCGCGCTACACGGAGGCGTCCCTGGTCAAGGCCCTCGAGGAGCGCGGCATCGGCCGCCCCTCGACGTACGCCGCCACGATCGGCGTCATCCAGGACCGCGGCTACGTGACCGGCCGCGGGCAGGCGCTCGTGCCCACGTGGCTCGCCTTCGCGGTCACGCGGCTGCTCGAGGAGAACTTCGACCGGCTCGTCGACTACTCCTTCACCGCGGAGATGGAGGAGGACCTCGACGCCATCGCCGCCGGTCAGAAGGACCGCGTCGCGTGGCTCACGGAGTTCTACTTCGGCGACCGTGCGGCGTCCGCGACCGGCGGGCTGCGCGGGATCGTGGAGAACCTCGGCGAGATCGACGCGCGCGAGGTCAACTCGATCGACATCGGCGACGGCATCACCCTGCGCGTCGGACGCTACGGCCCGTACATCGAGGCGCCCGGCGAGGGCCCCGACGACGACCCGCGGCGCGCGTCCGTCCCCGACGACCTCGCGCCCGACGAGCTCACCGTCGCCAAGGCGCACGAGCTGTTCGAGACCCAGCCCGAGGGCGACAAGGTGCTCGGCACCGACCCGACGACCGGCACGCCGATCGTCGCCCGGTCGGGCCGCTACGGGCCCTACGTCACCGAGGTGCTGCCCGAGCCCGAGCTCGACCCGGCGCTGTCCGCCGCGGCCCGCAAGAAGGCGCTCGCAGCGCTGCCGAAGCCGCGCACCGGCTCGCTGTTCAAGTCGATGTCGCTCGCGACGGTCACCCTCGACGACGCGCTGCGCCTGCTCTCCCTGCCGCGCGTCGTGGGCGTCGACCCCGAGTCCGGCGCCGAGATCACCGCGCAGAACGGCCGCTACGGCCCGTACCTGAAGAAGGGCACGGACTCGCGGACGCTGGCGTCGGAGGAGCAGCTGTTCGACATCACGCTGGAGGAGGCGCTGGCGATCTACGCCCAGCCCAAGCGCGGCCGCGGGCAGACCGCGACGCCTCCGCTGCGCGAGCTCGGCACCGACCCGACCAGCGGCAAGCCGATCGTGGTGAAGGACGGCCGCTTCGGCGCGTACGTCACCGACGGCGAGACCAACCGGACGCTGCCGCGCGACGTGACGCCGGAGTCGATCACCCCGGAGCAGGCCGTCGAGCTGCTCGCCGAGAAGCGTGCGGCCGGCCCGGCCAAGAAGCGCACGACGGCCCGCAAGCCGGCGGCCCCCCGCAAGAAGGCCACCACCCGCTCCTGA